From a single Mycosarcoma maydis chromosome 14, whole genome shotgun sequence genomic region:
- a CDS encoding uncharacterized protein (related to phenylacetaldehyde dehydrogenase) — translation MHDAGPWISGSFHQATSSSCASRLAIMDPARTLPIGSIAIPTTSQVKQALDDAHSAFAHGHGHWSSPEAIHFRAECLYRLAQILRQRAPELALLESQQTGRCIREFRAQLARLYEWFDYYSSLIRVGESSTLPLRGQLLGYKARRPLGVVLQITPFNHPLLIAVKKLAAALAAGNSVIVKPSEVAPLTVLELGPMIQQAGIPDGIVQILPGAAETAKLLVESPYIRKIDFTGGTRIGTLLSKQAGERLIPITTELGGKAPLIVMDDCPLDLAVNGASFAAFVASGQTCVSATRILVHEKIFDEFVIRFADRADSIARRMGDPQNPDTLLGSLISAAHVQKVQASVQSAARSGWKTIAGGRKPSGSAFDGHALSSGAFYPPTILVASAVRCGSSTLSTDQEVALRSSTVWQEEIFGPVVCVVPFRDDAHAVQLANDCRFGLGASVWTTDHARFHRIVPQIKAGIIWLNTHHRNDASSPWGAIAPTGHVSGNASSLGANPSGLGRENGVEALNAYSTVQSITINYADHQTMRESEDWFASADKLGCSAHSHVRYG, via the coding sequence ATGCATGACGCAGGTCCATGGATCAGCGGTAGCTTTCATCAGGCCACTTCGTCCTCTTGCGCATCACGCCTCGCAATTATGGACCCTGCTCGAACTTTGCCCATCGGCTCCATAGCCATTCCGACCACCTCGCAGGTGAAACAGGCTCTCGACGATGCACATTCTGCCTTTGCACACGGTCACGGACATTGGTCTTCGCCCGAAGCGATCCACTTTCGTGCCGAATGTCTCTATCGGCTAGCTCAGATTCTACGACAGCGGGCGCCTGAGCTCGCTCTGCTCGAAAGCCAACAGACAGGTCGCTGTATTCGAGAGTTCCGCGCACAGCTAGCTAGGCTCTACGAATGGTTTGACTATTACTCATCGCTCATCCGTGTCGGAGAGAGTAGCACTTTACCCTTACGCGGTCAATTGCTAGGTTACAAAGCACGACGTCCGCTTGGCGTCGTTCTGCAGATCACGCCTTTCAATCATCCACTCTTGATTGCGGTCAAGAAGCTTGCTGCAGCGCTCGCCGCGGGTAACAGCGTCATTGTCAAGCCCAGCGAGGTGGCTCCTCTCACCGTGCTCGAGTTGGGTCCTATGATCCAACAAGCCGGTATTCCAGATGGAATTGTCCAAATCCTCCCTGGCGCCGCCGAGACAGCCAAATTGCTTGTAGAATCGCCATATATTCGCAAAATTGATTTCACCGGCGGAACAAGGATAGGCACGCTCTTGTCAAAGCAAGCGGGCGAGAGGCTGATTCCTATCACCACTGAACTCGGAGGCAAAGCGCCACTGATCGTCATGGACGACTGTccgctcgacttggccgtCAACGGCGCATCGTTTGCTGCTTTTGTAGCGAGCGGCCAGACGTGCGTCTCGGCAACAAGAATCCTGGTGCACGAAAAGATCTTTGACGAGTTTGTCATTCGCTTCGCTGATAGGGCCGACAGCATTGCTCGTCGTATGGGTGATCCTCAGAACCCAGACACGTtgctcggctcgctcaTCAGCGCTGCACATGTGCAAAAGGTCCAAGCTAGCGTTCAAAGCGCTGCTCGCTCCGGATGGAAGACGATCGCCGGTGGACGAAAGCCCAGTGGTTCGGCATTCGACGGCCACGCTCTATCGTCTGGCGCGTTTTACCCACCCACCATCCTGGTCGCCTCGGCGGTAAGGTGCGGCTCGAGCACTCTGTCCACCGACCAAGAAGTAGcgctgcgcagcagcaccgtctGGCAGGAAGAAATCTTTGGTCCAGTCGTCTGTGTTGTACCGTTTCGAGATGATGCACATGCTGTCCAACTTGCCAATGATTGCCGCTTCGGTCTGGGCGCAAGCGTCTGGACGACTGATCATGCACGTTTCCACCGCATCGTACCGCAGATCAAAGCGGGCATTATATGGCTCAACACGCATCATCGGAATGACGCCTCGAGTCCGTGGGGCGCAATAGCTCCTACGGGTCATGTCTCCGGAAACGCATCCAGTCTCGGCGCCAACCCTTCCGGCCTAGGCAGAGAAAACGGCGTCGAAGCGCTCAACGCCTACAGCACCGTGCAAAGCATCACGATCAATTATGCTGATCACCAAACGATGCGCGAATCAGAAGACTGGTTCGCATCTGCTGACAAGCTGGGATGTTCAGCTCATTCGCATGTCAGGTACGGCTGA
- a CDS encoding uncharacterized protein (related to gibberellin 20-oxidase), translating into MVSGLTLAGRLLSRHATVLSALEATAASSTLRWRAIQTHAALLGPTRRPRLQVNLRSASAGPTTSGKRWLARQSTSREFVIPVIDFGAFVRADATDADRARTSHELTQAFKSSGFAYLCNHGISTEQIENTFLKSAEFFKLPIVKKEQLAWKDPRANRGYVAQGRERVTQATSAEEIAALRQQTPDYKESLEIGNDDDPVWKNEWPQESDAPEFKDTMLAFQTAAHELHIKVMSSIAIGLGLEAHFFDDKCDQEWHTLRLLHYPSVKIDKLKVQGSARAGEHSDYGSITLLFQDSVGGLEAKNPNTGMYHAADPIPGTIVVNVGDLLARWSNDQLRSTLHRVKAPQALDAKAEYTPTRYSIAFFCNPNEKQLIEALPNLNERPKYERILTKHYLAKRLSETYT; encoded by the coding sequence ATGGTCTCTGGCCTCACTCTAGCAGGACGTTTGCTCTCTCGCCATGCAACGGTCTTGTCGGCACTCGAAGCAACCGCGGCCTCATCAACGCtgcgttggcgagcgaTTCAGACCCATGCAGCTTTACTTGGACCCACACGCAGACCTAGACTACAGGTGAACCTCCGAAGCGCATCCGCTGGTCCTACGACGTCAGGCAAGCGTTGGCTGGCTAGACAGAGCACCTCGCGCGAGTTTGTGATCCCGGTGATTGACTTTGGCGCGTTCGTACGAGCAGACGCCACCGATGCGGATCGAGCCAGGACGTCGCACGAGCTCACTCAGGCATTCAAGTCGTCCGGATTCGCCTATCTTTGCAACCACGGCATCTCTaccgagcagatcgaaaaCACGTTTCTCAAATCAGCCGAGTTCTTCAAGCTGCCAATCGTAAAAAAGGAGCAACTAGCATGGAAAGATCCACGTGCGAATCGTGGCTATGTTGCTCAAGGACGAGAGCGTGTGACCCAGGCAACCTCAGCTGAAGAGATTGCGGCGCTGCGACAACAGACGCCGGACTACAAGGAGTcgctcgagatcggcaaCGATGACGATCCTGTTTGGAAGAACGAATGGCCGCAAGAAAGCGACGCACCCGAGTTCAAAGATACAATGCTCGCCTTTCAGACAGCCGCACACGAGCTTCACATCAAGGTCATGTCGTCAATCGCCATCGGATTGGGACTTGAGGCTCACTTCTTTGATGACAAGTGCGATCAGGAATGGCACACGTTGCGCCTGCTTCACTATCCGAGCGTCAAaatcgacaagctcaaggtgCAAGGTTCGGCCCGGGCAGGCGAGCACAGCGACTATGGCTCCATCACACTCTTGTTCCAGGATAGCGTAGGTGGGCTTGAGGCCAAAAACCCGAATACGGGCATGTACCATGCAGCTGATCCGATTCCGGGCACGATCGTGGTCAACGTGGGTGATCTGTTGGCGCGTTGGTCGAATGATCAGCTGCGCTCGACACTGCACCGCGTCAAGGCGCCTCAGGCGCTAGACGCCAAGGCAGAGTACACACCTACGCGGTACTCGATCGCCTTTTTCTGCAACCCCAACGAGAAACAGCTGATCGAGGCGTTGCCCAACTTGAACGAGCGTCCCAAGTACGAGCGCATCCTGACCAAACACTACCTTGCCAAGCGTCTGAGCGAGACATACACATGA